In Fragaria vesca subsp. vesca linkage group LG1, FraVesHawaii_1.0, whole genome shotgun sequence, the sequence TTGGGGTATATATATATATATATATATACACTCTTCTTAGTTTGTTTGCCATTGATCTAACTCAATGAGAGAGATCTCTAGCAAAATCGGTGTCTCACTAATGTGATTTTTTTTTTTTTAATAAATTGAGTAGCAGATCTAGAAAATATGTGTATGTAGTGAATGAGTTGTGTATTTAGTGAATAAGTTGTGTATTTTAAATAAGAGTATTGTAGGAAATTTAGGTATGTGTATGTAGTAAAATGTTAAAACAATAAAATTAATATGTGGTGTATTAAGTATGTTATATGTATCTAGTAATTAAAGATGTGTTAATAAAATTTCCCTAGAAGTACCAAGTTAAAATCACTGAAATGTAAGCTTTTGTTCTTATTTACATTTGTAGTTTTCGGGAAGTTTAATTATTTGGATAATGGAAAGGTATAGTCACGGAAGTGGAAGCTAAGCCTTGGTCTTCCAAACAAGACTATGAAAAAAAGATATATCATTAATTATATGATAAAAGAGGTAGGTTACAATTTGCATTCCAACATGAAATCATCAAAAATAAAGTTCAAAAATATACTATATATGGTTGGTTTCATCTCCTCAAAATCAGCCATCTTCTTCTCTTAGAAAGAAAATGCTTCTTGCAAACACAGGCGACACTGCATATACGTCTAACTATTGTCATTTGACTGCGGCATAAATTGTCTTTTCTTGGCATTTCAAGTTCCTTAAAAATAAAACAGACAATTATTTGACACAACAGAATCACTAGGAGCACCCTTTGATCCAAGTGGAAGGCTAGGAAAGAAAAAGAGAGTTGAATCGAACTGAAGGTCCAAGGATGTGTTGAGCAAGGTTGGATAACTTATCAGTAACAAAACTCACATTAGGGTAACTACAACATAAGTGGTAACTTCTACGCATGGATAATATATAGGAATACATGGCTGAAGATAAATTTTCACGTCCAAGAATGGGTAACTACAACATCATACGGTGATTGACCATACTTACATAACCAAAAGAAATTGCAAGTGTGCCAAAAAAAAAGGTACCGTAACACATGTCAGATGAACTTAGGGAGCTAATCCTAATTGTGACATCCCTACTCTGAGAACAATATCAGGAGGCTCCGAAAATTTCATTTTTTGCCAACAGGGAAATAGCACCCAAGAATGTTAGGAATAGACTTGTAAATGGATCGGATCTTGATCCGGACCCGTTCCGGATCCATGGTTTTTAAACGGGTTTGGATTGAAAATTTGACCCGTTGATCTGTTAACCCGTTTATTAAACTGATCGGATCGATATGGATCGAGGTTGATCCGATCTGTTAAGGACCCGGATCCATTTTCAAATAATTATTTAATATTTTTATAAATATAATATTATTGATAAATATTAAATAATATAATAATTATTTGGATAACTTAAACGTCTAAATTGCGTCTAAAATATGATTTGATGAAGTTAAAGGTTACTAATACCTATGTTTTTTGTATGCTTTTTGCTAAAAACATTGAAGGTCTAGTATTTTGATTATATTAGTTTATTGTTAAGAAGTATTTTAGTCATGTAATTCAACTTTTAATGTAAACTTTTTTTTTGTCATAATCCCTAATGTTGGGAAAATGCCTATTTAGTACTAATTTAAATAGCAAATCACATATACATCCTCCAAAAGGATTTGAAACACAAATAAATCCACTTGTGTTGTTGTTGAACAAATAATGACAGTTTTTAACAATTAAGGACAATCTTTTCTCTGCATGTCATATGTCATGGTTTAATTTACCAAACTAACCTTATACTAATTAAATATGTTTTTAGAAGAGAAAAGTCTCTCTTTTTGAGATTTTTCAATAAGTGGAATACAATAGCATGTTTTCAATAATTTAATATAGTAGCAGTTAATTTTAGTAGAAATAGTAGCAGGGGTTAATATCGTAGTAGAAGTAGTAGCAGGGGTTAACAACCTAGTAGTAGCACAAATATGTTTGGGCAATCTTCTAATTCTGCTACTGTTTGAAGACTAAGACAATGAAGGAGTCACATGCAAGGATTAAAATATCGGTATCGGTGGATATATCGGTCCTTTGAAAAAATGAGATTTCNNNNNNNNNNNNNNNNNNNNATTTATATATAAATATTACAAACATCAACTTCATCTACATCCAGAACGAAAATCTAGGTTGTTGATAAGAGTCATAAGACACACGCTGGTCCACAAAAGTACAATAATCAGACCAAGACATATGACTCATATAGTACAAATTGTAGTGTTGAATATGATAATCATATATATCTTTGAAGCTGGCGACTATTCCCCTATAAGTGGATGGTAAGGATAAATCCAACTGGATGACTGATCACTAACTTCCGCGTATTGATTATAGCCATAAACATTATAACCATATTGATTGTTGCCTTCTTGGGATTCATTTGAGGTTCCAGTCCCACTACCTAAACTGATAGAATCAAAACTTAGTGCAACTAAAGCAACATCTTGATTATCATTTGGACCTCTAGTCCTCTTTCCATACATGGTATCCTCTTGCGCTCCATACCTAGTACTTCTATAGCCATGTTCATGGGAGGGATGATCGTAATTTTCTTCAGATAAAAAATTATTCAATCTACCAACTGTAAAAAATTGTCCATATACTTATTCTCTTTCTCAAGTGTAAATATTCCTCCACTGTCCATTTATCTCCAAGTTTGATAATTGTGTAATAGATCGATCTGCATCCAGATATATCTCGAAAGGAATCATGCTCTTCTCGAGAGTCGAGACCACCACTCTTCATTGGGATACACCTCGAGGGAATTACTTCTATTCCGGATATTATTTCAATTTTTTTACAGATATTTTTTTAATATGTCGGTGATATATCAAAAATATCATAAATGTCGGAGATATTTCCTAAATATCGGTGATATTTGATGATATTTCCTAAATATCTGGGAAATATCGTAGATACGGTGGAAGATAAGATATTGACCCCTATAGATATATCGGTCATTCGAAAAAGGGAGACATCGGAGGATATATCGGATATATCGCAGAGATTTTAATCCTCGGTCACAGGAGAGGGCGAAAGCTTTGCTACTGCTATTTTATGTTATTATTGTTGATACAGAAGTTCAACAACAGGCAATAACAACACAACAACAGCAACATGAATCAACAACTTGCAGTAGCAGCACACAACAACATCACACGCAATAACAACACATCAACAACACACACAGTAGTAACAGACATCAACAACAACATGCAGTGGTAGCACACAACAACAGCACACGCAGTAGCAGCAACATGAATCAACAACTTGCAGTAACAACACACAACAACAACACACGCAATAGCAACACGCATCAACAACACACAGTAGCAACACACATCAACAACATGCAGTGGCAGCACACGCAATAGCAACACACAACAACACACAGTAACAACACACGCAGTAGCAGCACACAACAACACACAGTAGCATCACACAACAACAACACACATAGTAGCAACACATAACGTACAGCACGCAGTAGCAACACACAACCACACGTAGTAGTAATACGCAGTATGCAGTAGCACCACACAAGAACACACAGCAACAATACACGCAATAACAGCACATAACAGTACGCAGTAGCAGCACACAACAACACACGCAGTAGCAACACAACACATAACAGCAACACACACAGTAGCAGCACATAACAGCACATAACAGCACACACCAACATCACACACGGTAGCATCACATAGCATAATGCAGTAGCAGCACGAAGCATAAGCACAGATTAGCTACAAATGATCACTTTTTGCTGTCAAATTCAACAGATGTGGATTTTAATTCCAAAAACTCTTTGAGTAAACCAAGTTGTAGAGATCGAAGAATAATCAAATTAGATTTGGTTGGATTTGGCAAAGCCTTAGTCAACATTCATCCTTTCATTATTCGGCTCCTCCTCCCTTCCTCGCCTCCTAGCGATTTGGTCGGAGCGGTGACCGGCGAAGAAGAAGAAGAAGAAGAAGAAGAGAGAGAGAGAGAGAGAGAGAGAGGAAAAGAATCGGTGTGTTTCTCAGATCTAAAAATTGTGAAGAAGTGGTATTTTGAGACAGTGGTAGTTTTGTAGATATTTCAAAAATAATAGGTTTTTAGGTATTTTGCATAAAAAATTGCTGACAGGGTCTGGTACTATACACTGTGGGCTTGGGCTTATATCCTTATTTGTTTAAATCTGTTGAAAGGTGGTTTTTCTGTGTTTTGCAACTGTCTATGGTAGTGGGATGTCATTTTCTATAATTAGTTCATTCCCTATTTCAATGACAATCTTTTTCATTAGCCCATTCCAATATAAGGTAACATTTTTTATGCCTAAATACACAAATTTTTACTAAAATCTTAATAAATCATATTATTTTAAGACTATTTTGCCCTCACCCCTTAAACATGCATAGAGAGAGAAAATGGAAGAGAGAATACTTGGCCGGAATCTCACCCGACTCCGGTAACCGGCCGCCGGATTTCTCTGGTCGCCGGATTTCGGTTACCGGCTGCCGGATTTCTCTGGTCGTAGGATTCCGGTCACCGGTGACTCGCTTACTGACCCCCAATAATCAGTTGCTGACCCCCAATAACTTGGTTACTGACCCCCAATAATCAGTTACTGACCCCTAATAATCATGTTTCTGACCCCAATAACTTGGTTACTGATCCCCAATAATGAGTTACTGACTCCAATAACTTGGTTACTAACACCTAATAATCGGTTACTGACCCTCAATAATCAGTTACTGACCTCTAGTAACTCAATTACTCACCTCTAGTGACTCAATTACGAGACAACAATTGAACAATATAACCACTTTACATGCATTTTAAACCAAAACATAACATATGCATCATCCTCTCCACCCTATCATTCTGATTACATAAACATAAAGCCGATTCCAAATGTCATTCCCCATTACTCTGGCTTAAATCCTTGCTCTTAACAATAACGATAATAAACCGAGAACACAAAATAGATATGTAACTAAAATGCTGACCAACTTTGACAAGAAACCACAAAGTTTACGATCATTTACTCAGCCTTCTCAACCGGAGCTTCTTTTGTGGCAACAACCTCAGGTGCCTCCTTCGCTGCTTCAACTAGTTTCTCTACTTCCTCCTCGACTACGGGAGCCGCCACTGGCTCCTTAGCAGCCTCAGTGGTCTCCTCGAAAACAGCAACAGCAGGCTCTTCGACTTTAACCTCTTGAGCCTCTTCTTCTTCCACTGGCTTCTCTACTTCTAGTTCTGCTGCCACCTCCTCGACGACGACACCGATGAGAGAGAGGAGAACTCAGGGGTGAGGGCTCGAAAAGCAGGAAGAGGTAATCACCTACTCAAATCGATGTCTGGTCATCTTCGCTTCACAATCTGCCTCGCGGTTGAGGATTATTAGACATCTACCTCAATTTTGGGGCTTAGAGAACAACGAGGAACAAAGCGAGAAGTGAGATATTGAAGCCGTCATCAATCACCAAAAATCGAGGAAGAGGAGCCGAAGAAGAAAACCGAAGTACTAAGCCTCCGGGAAGCATCCTCCACGACGGCGGCAACAATGATGACCGACGAGGAGCTCGTTAGACTTGACCGACGTGGAAGTCATCGGTGAGAACGACGAGCCCGGCTGCTCGGGTCTTGGTGGATGCGCTCGCTCATGGACCTCGTTGAAGCTGGAGATGAAGAGGCAGTGCTAGCATGTGGGGTGGCATCGACGGGGAGAGAGAATTAGTTTTAGATCTGGGAGGAGAGAGACGAGTCAGACGACTAGAGAAGAGAGGTGACTGCGTATGAAATAAAGACATAATTGTCGTTTTGATAAGAATCATTGGAATGAGATATTAGAAAAGATTTTCATTGAATATGGCTTTTTTATCTCTGTTTTTGTGCAAATAGGCATTTTCCCAATAATATTTCATTATTGTTTTATGAATATTTATGATAAAATTAAGAAATTATTATTTAAAATTTAAAAATATTTATTATTATAAACAGATCGGATTAACAGGTTTGATATCTGTTAACCCGCCGGATTCAAATTTAGATCAAGTTATCAGAGATCCAACGGGTAACGGGTCGGATCCAAATCTAAAATTTCTATTACGGATCCGGATCTAAGTTAATCCGGTCCATTTACAGGTCCAGACTTAGGAACTTGGGATTTAGGAATCGACTAGTCTTCCTGCCACCCTTTCAAATGGCATTCATAGCTTTGATTTTAACCGATACATATCTCCAATAACTATATGATTAAACCATAACCAACAATTCCAGCGACAAGAAACCTTGAGGGAAAAAAAAATGGCACACAAAACCAAAGATTTGTTTTTCCTTTCTGAAGACATCAATACCAAAGATCACCATCACCCTCTTCCACAGCTGAGCCATCCTACCTCCTCTGCCCTTTTTCATCCCTTAGATTTCACTATGCTACTAACTCGGGAGAAAGACTGGTTATAGGAACTCCTTATACCCCCTCCAAACAAGGTTATCAATCAATTATTCTTCTGCCCACACACCCTTTCGATGACATGCATACAACACTTTGAATCTAAACAGTCCTCAAGTCACCAATAGTTCTATACAATGTAAAAACAGGGAAAAAATAACAGCAAAACTAGAGACAAATCCAAAGCTTTTCTTTTCTCTGTCTGGAACACTAATTTACTGACTCAAGGAAATGAAATTCCTTGTTCCACTTCTTTTGCATCACAACTCACAACATATTAATTGCCAAAACCATTTTAGTAAAGTAGTCATTCTTTGCCCAATATTGCACATTGGTTACCAAAAAGATGACCACATTTACCAAAAACTTGACATGGTTACCAAAAATGAAGGACTCCAACCATCTTCAGGATTTACAGTGGTGTTAATATCAAAAATTGCTTTGCACACAAGGTAAAAACTTAAAACTATGTTATGTATGAAAAGAAACCTAGATTGCATATAATTCATCCTAACATAATAGCAAACACAGAAACCCCCTATTCTTTATAACTGCACACTACAGTTTTCTTTTTAAGCTAGGCTCCAGCACTATCCATGATTGAGACAGAAAAGTTTCATGATAGTGGATATTCCATAAGTGCAAGAGGAGTTTCCATTTCTCATGATAACTTACACATATTTGAAATCCACAATTGACAATTTGTCTCGCCCTAGCCTACCCAAGTGGAATATACATGAAAAGCTACATGCACACATTGATCTATGCAACAAAAATACACTCATACACAGCAATATATGCACATAAACACAGATAAATATACACATACACACTTGAAATGCAAATACACATACTATTTTGCACAAAACTGCCTAATAGAAATCAGATATCCAATCTGTATCCAAAACAAGGAAATCATCCAGTTGGAAATCTTCTGGTGGATCAGAAGAACCTACTCCTGTTGCACAGGTTGGGGCAAGGGGATCAACCTTTACCTCATATTTACTTGCCATATCCTTAGAAACTAGTGGAGAAGTGGGTGTATCAGCTTGTGCCTCAGCTTTTATAGTAGCTGACACCGGCAAAGACACTGGTACATAAGATGAAGCGAAATTCATGGCAATCTGCTGAATATCAAACTTGGACAAGGAAACTGCAGAGCCTGCAGGAAGCACTGGCCTTCTATCACCTGGAAAATTGAATCGCCCACATTCACCATAAATGCAATATAGGGCTGCATCATAGGCTCGAGCTGCCTTTTCAGGAGCATCATAAGAGCCCAACCATATCCTTCCTCCCGACTTTGGAACTCTTATTTCTGAAACCCATTTACCCCAAACTCTCATTCGTATGCCCTTGTAGAGACATGGGGTTTTCTCTCGCCGAACTTTCTTAGATTTAGAAGTTGTTGGCAAATCCATAGGAATGGGGGTCAAGAGGTCTCAAGATAGTGGAAGAGTAGGATCTGAGAGACCTACAGTAGGATATCATATGTGAAGAAAAGTGGAGACCAACACAATACAAATTGAAGGAATGCCTTAAGAGAGCAGGTGGAACTGACATGATGGTGGCACGTGATGTTACAAGTTGCACGTGGCGGCAAACATACTGTCACGTGGTGAGTTTGTATCAAGAAGGAGTTTCCCAAATGCATCGAAGTTCCGAAACGCATAGAAAAGCAGTTGGGAAGACAATAAACGATGCACTAGTTACCTTTTAAGCTTCAATATAAAAGGGAATATAAAGGAAGATATATAAAGATATGATTATGTATATATATCTAGAGCTATCATATTAAGTAACAAATCAACCAAAATTTCCTATATCTAGACTTTCAAATGTAAGAACCTAATCAACAAAAAGTTTTCTCACTAACACAAATTTCAATGACCGAACGAATGTTCATGAGCTATCAACATGATAAATTATAACAAAGCATTGATTCAATTTTAGACTTATCCAAAGTTTCTGGTGGGATAGTTCAGTACATAATTGGAGATATAAATTCACCATATAGGTTGGGACTAGAAAAGGTGCATTCACCCATACAAACAAAACATTCAAGAAACTGTAGGAACTAGTTTTGGCTAAACCTAATATAATCTCAACCTCTCAGATGCCATACATAAAGCTTCACCTGCCAAAAAGAACGAAATTCAACCAAAGTTTTAGATGTTGTTACAAGGAGCTGAACAGTTTGCTAAGTTACAATTTGTCTCGCATATGATGAAGATAATGTCATGTTCAGTTACATTTCTATCAACTTTAGCAGTTTCCGATAAGAGAACTGAGCCACACAAAATTACAGGCGTTACACTTGACCATTTACGTTATGAGACTTGGGGTTGGAAATGACATGAAAAGCCAACGGTTTAAAGAAGTGCAGAACAACACAAACAGAAAAGGCGGAAAACTAGTGGTGACCCGCTTCTCCAAGAAGTAGTGATGTCATGTACGTAACTACTGCATTAGATCCTAGAATAAATGCACATAGATAATGCACCATACCTATCTATAAACTATATTTTCTATGAAATCTTCACAAGAATTACATTCTTTCTGATTTTAGATTTATCCAAAAACCAGCGGGTTGGCTTTATCAGTTGGAATCTAGCATATAATCAGGAATTCGAAAATGAGTATTTCATAGTTAAACTAAATTGTTTATATATATATATATAACAGAGCCCTTCTATTGAGGGATCCCTATTTTTAGTCACTTTTAAGGATAAGCCCATATCATTGGATCTGTCATTTAATGAGATTGGATGGCTGAGATTAAAACAAAAAGTTACACACTCTATATCAAACCTGGACCGTTCAAGATCATTAAAAATAAATCGAAGTTTTGAATGGGTTAACGATCACTAAATTATCTGAAAATTTGTAGAAATGATCTGCTCATATAACCCAATGAATTGAACGGTGTAGATGCAAAAATTTGATCGGGAAGTTGGTGTAATGCCCTATCCCTAGAAATAGTCAAAAATAGGGATCCCTCAATGGAAGGGCCCTCTATATATAATCTGAACAAATACACTAAGACATGAGTGACCGGAAGAGATAAAGAAAAGACTCCTAGTTCATTGTTAAAACAATAGATTATTAAAGCAGTTATGGAAGCAAAACCTTAAGAATTGGTATCAAGTGGAGCTGCAGCTGAAGCCGATGGGGAAGGAGGCTGATAGATGCGTGCTTTGGTGACGATTTCAGCAACAATCCAATGCTTACGTTTGCTCAAAGGGCGTGAAGGCTCCAATCGAACCTGATGAAATGATTAAACTAAAAATCAGATACAATGTAACTCTGTTCAAAACTTCAAAAGAGATATAATGCATTACATAAGACATACCCGGTCTCCAATGTTGCAATGATCGTTCTCATCGTGGGCCATGAACTTGGATGTCCGCTTCACGTATCGGTTGTAGAGCTTGTGATGGAACAGCCTATCCACCGCCACAACCACTGATTTCTGCATTTTATTGGAAACGACCATCCCCACCACTGTCTTCATCTTTCTCAACAAAAATGTGAATATACTGGCCTTACAAACGACCTGCATCTCTCATTCAACATATAATCAAACTTAGTATGGGATCAAATCAGACACAGTCGACCCCATGGAACCAAACTAGCGGATATATAAGTTAAATAGTTGTGTACTCATAACTCACAACATAATTCCAACTTCGATGTTCAATTCTCAACCAGATAAAATGAAAAGAAGCTCAGATCAATGCTATTTCTTCAACAATTACATCCAAATTTTGAATCAATCAAACCAATTTGACCGAAACTGTAAGTTGCTTCCTTTATTTTCTATAAACTACCAGATTTCATGGTCTAATATTTCAATGATGCTCATTTCCGCACAGAAGCAACCAGAATAAACAAACCTTATCAAAATCGAGAGAACAAACTCCATTTCAACAAGTGTCTAAGCTAGAACTACAATTTATGATTTAAACCCACAACTCTTAAACCCTAATACCAACAACCAGGGTTTAAAGACTAAGATTTCAAAAGCCCAATCACCAGGTGTGCAATTGATAATTCTATGATCACCTTTGAATACGATTCCATAAAATCAAAGCTACGATTAAAAATCACTAGGAATCGCTATTCTCCAAGTTTGAATCCCAAATTTTCTTCAACGCGGAGAAGAAAAGATTGATGAAATCTGAAGCGTACCTGCAGAGAATCT encodes:
- the LOC101307825 gene encoding 30S ribosomal protein S17-like, with amino-acid sequence MKTVVGMVVSNKMQKSVVVAVDRLFHHKLYNRYVKRTSKFMAHDENDHCNIGDRVRLEPSRPLSKRKHWIVAEIVTKARIYQPPSPSASAAAPLDTNS
- the LOC101291966 gene encoding ethylene-responsive transcription factor ERF015-like, coding for MDLPTTSKSKKVRREKTPCLYKGIRMRVWGKWVSEIRVPKSGGRIWLGSYDAPEKAARAYDAALYCIYGECGRFNFPGDRRPVLPAGSAVSLSKFDIQQIAMNFASSYVPVSLPVSATIKAEAQADTPTSPLVSKDMASKYEVKVDPLAPTCATGVGSSDPPEDFQLDDFLVLDTDWISDFY